In Fundidesulfovibrio magnetotacticus, a single window of DNA contains:
- a CDS encoding AAA family ATPase, whose protein sequence is MTAPRIDFERVNAAALSCLPGLLCQWLPGGHINGPEFVAGSLQGESGRSLSVNLNTGIWRDFAGDLGGSDPVSLFAALHGLKMGEAARRLAGELGVDPGGNGACPRPQAQAKPKPADDWRPILPVPDDAPAPDFNHFRHGQPVAHWTYRDDQGRVLGYVCRFEPEQGRKEVVPFTFCQGPEGRRSWRFKSFADPRPLYALDRLAGAKPDAPVLLVEGEKTADAAARLLPGAVCMTWPGGSKAVGKADFTPLKGRRVAIWPDADKPGLDAAQAVAARLKEAGAGEVSVITPPDGVAEGWDLADAEAEGWPPERAKEHIRAGKAQAQGRAFRFLPLADLLSAPRPTKWLVRGHLEAGCLAALIGEPGSMKSFLAIDLGLCIASGTPWHGHAIPNPGPVFYLAGEGFHGLGKRVKAWITAHGADPAAVPFFVSSAPAQLLDAAHAREVADAVASLAEQHGPPRFVVVDTLNRNFGPGDENSSADMTAFVAALDTLKARFGCAVYVVHHSGLQDRGRGRGSSVLRAALDFEYILTAKDGVRVLSCSKSKDHEPPQPLAFEPEEVGTGWTDPEDLQEITSCVLRLTDMPEEDRRAELSGAKRVALDALREACEAAGGPVCSDDWKRAAYANEISSSENANARRQAFFKARKTLEAARLVQEVDGLWSPVESVTSVTNRYQVTPGTKGKALPTVTPLFRGGNMVTPPRTVTPRADGPEGKELENPFEEVSRG, encoded by the coding sequence ATGACCGCCCCCCGGATCGACTTCGAGCGCGTCAACGCCGCCGCGCTGTCCTGCCTGCCGGGGCTCTTGTGCCAGTGGCTGCCCGGCGGCCACATCAACGGCCCCGAGTTTGTGGCCGGGAGCCTCCAGGGTGAATCGGGCCGGTCCCTGAGCGTCAACCTGAACACGGGCATTTGGCGCGACTTCGCCGGGGACTTGGGCGGCTCCGATCCTGTTTCGCTCTTCGCGGCCCTGCACGGCCTCAAGATGGGCGAAGCGGCCCGGAGGCTGGCCGGGGAGCTTGGCGTTGATCCTGGAGGCAATGGGGCCTGTCCCCGGCCGCAGGCGCAGGCCAAGCCCAAGCCCGCCGATGACTGGCGGCCCATCCTGCCCGTGCCCGACGATGCCCCCGCGCCGGACTTTAACCACTTCCGCCACGGCCAGCCGGTGGCGCATTGGACCTATCGCGACGATCAAGGCCGGGTGCTGGGCTACGTGTGCCGGTTCGAGCCCGAGCAGGGGCGCAAGGAGGTCGTGCCGTTCACTTTCTGCCAAGGGCCGGAAGGACGGCGCTCCTGGCGCTTCAAGAGCTTTGCGGACCCGCGCCCGCTCTACGCGCTGGATCGGCTAGCCGGGGCCAAGCCTGACGCTCCGGTCCTCCTGGTGGAAGGAGAGAAAACGGCGGACGCCGCCGCGCGACTCCTGCCCGGGGCCGTGTGCATGACCTGGCCGGGAGGCTCCAAGGCCGTGGGCAAGGCGGACTTCACGCCCCTGAAGGGCCGTCGCGTGGCCATCTGGCCCGATGCGGACAAGCCGGGGCTGGACGCTGCGCAGGCGGTTGCCGCCAGGCTAAAGGAGGCCGGGGCCGGGGAGGTGTCGGTCATCACCCCGCCGGACGGCGTTGCCGAAGGCTGGGACTTGGCCGACGCGGAGGCCGAAGGCTGGCCCCCGGAGCGAGCCAAGGAGCACATCCGGGCGGGCAAGGCGCAAGCCCAAGGTCGGGCCTTCCGGTTCCTGCCCCTGGCTGACCTCCTGAGCGCCCCCAGGCCCACGAAGTGGCTCGTGCGCGGTCACCTGGAGGCCGGATGCCTCGCGGCGCTCATCGGTGAGCCTGGGAGCATGAAGAGCTTCCTGGCGATAGACCTAGGGCTTTGCATCGCGTCCGGCACGCCATGGCACGGCCACGCCATCCCGAACCCCGGCCCGGTGTTCTACCTGGCGGGCGAGGGCTTCCACGGCCTGGGCAAGCGGGTCAAGGCGTGGATCACGGCCCACGGGGCGGACCCGGCCGCCGTTCCGTTCTTCGTCTCAAGCGCCCCGGCGCAACTCCTGGACGCGGCCCACGCGCGCGAGGTGGCGGACGCCGTTGCCTCCCTTGCGGAGCAACACGGCCCGCCCCGGTTCGTGGTGGTGGACACGCTCAACCGCAACTTCGGGCCCGGAGACGAGAACAGCAGCGCGGACATGACCGCCTTCGTCGCGGCCCTGGACACGCTGAAGGCCCGCTTCGGCTGCGCGGTGTACGTGGTGCATCACAGCGGCCTCCAGGACAGGGGACGCGGGCGCGGATCGTCCGTGCTCCGGGCGGCCCTGGATTTCGAGTACATCCTGACGGCCAAGGATGGCGTCCGGGTTCTCTCCTGCTCCAAGAGCAAGGACCACGAACCGCCCCAGCCCCTGGCCTTCGAGCCGGAAGAAGTGGGCACGGGCTGGACCGATCCGGAAGACCTCCAGGAGATCACGTCTTGCGTCCTGCGCCTCACGGACATGCCCGAGGAGGACCGCCGGGCCGAGCTGTCCGGGGCCAAGCGGGTTGCCCTGGACGCCCTCCGAGAGGCCTGTGAAGCGGCGGGCGGGCCAGTTTGTTCGGACGACTGGAAGCGGGCGGCCTACGCGAACGAAATTTCCAGTTCCGAGAACGCCAACGCCAGACGCCAGGCATTTTTCAAAGCCCGAAAGACTCTTGAGGCGGCCCGTCTTGTCCAAGAAGTGGATGGGCTTTGGTCACCCGTTGAAAGCGTTACCAGCGTTACCAATCGTTACCAAGTAACGCCGGGTACAAAAGGGAAAGCGTTACCAACCGTTACCCCCCTCTTTAGAGGGGGTAACATGGTAACGCCTCCCCGTACCGTAACGCCTCGTGCCGATGGTCCTGAAGGGAAAGAACTTGAAAACCCCTTCGAGGAGGTCTCCCGTGGTTGA
- a CDS encoding ERCC4 domain-containing protein — protein sequence MNAATLSLVVDTREQAPYGFERFPGVELVRAGLPTGDYSLAGHESRAAIERKSLDDLIGCLTTGRERFERELERARALDCFAVVVEASMEDVARGRFTSRMNPHAALQSVLAFQVRYGCPFVWAGSRRGGEYVTFWMLQKFQREHEARQDEAQAVAELEEIGRCRGGKKPKRQEAKHV from the coding sequence ATGAACGCCGCGACCCTGTCCCTGGTGGTCGATACCCGCGAACAGGCCCCCTACGGGTTCGAGCGCTTCCCCGGAGTGGAGCTCGTCCGCGCCGGACTCCCCACTGGCGATTACAGCCTTGCCGGGCACGAATCCCGCGCCGCCATCGAGCGCAAGTCCCTGGATGACCTCATCGGCTGTCTGACGACGGGCCGCGAACGCTTCGAGCGCGAGTTGGAGCGCGCCCGCGCCCTGGACTGCTTTGCCGTGGTGGTCGAGGCGTCCATGGAGGACGTGGCCCGGGGGCGTTTCACGTCCCGGATGAATCCCCACGCGGCGCTCCAATCGGTGCTGGCCTTCCAGGTCCGCTACGGCTGCCCCTTCGTGTGGGCGGGCTCCAGGCGCGGCGGGGAGTACGTCACGTTCTGGATGCTCCAGAAGTTCCAGCGCGAGCACGAGGCCCGGCAGGATGAGGCTCAGGCCGTGGCGGAGCTTGAGGAAATCGGGCGATGCAGAGGCGGGAAAAAGCCCAAGCGACAGGAAGCGAAGCATGTCTGA
- a CDS encoding DUF5681 domain-containing protein, whose protein sequence is MSEKAKEKQRKAPATAFKPGQSGNPSGKPKGCRAKATMAVLALLDGEAEALTRKAVEKALEGDITALRLCLERLAPPRKDSPVTLAGLPKIEGAADLPKATATILEAVARGDITPSEGQALAGLVEGHRKALETAELEARVAALETNLKDGGSR, encoded by the coding sequence ATGTCTGAAAAAGCAAAAGAGAAGCAGAGGAAGGCCCCTGCGACGGCGTTCAAGCCGGGCCAGTCGGGGAACCCCAGTGGCAAGCCCAAAGGGTGCCGGGCCAAAGCCACCATGGCCGTGCTGGCGCTTCTGGATGGCGAAGCCGAGGCCCTGACCCGCAAGGCAGTGGAGAAGGCCCTGGAAGGCGACATAACGGCGCTTCGCCTGTGCCTGGAACGCTTGGCCCCGCCCCGAAAGGACTCCCCCGTCACCTTGGCCGGGCTGCCCAAGATCGAGGGCGCGGCGGACCTTCCCAAAGCGACGGCTACGATCCTGGAGGCCGTGGCCCGAGGCGACATCACCCCCAGCGAGGGACAGGCCCTTGCCGGGCTCGTGGAAGGGCACCGCAAGGCCCTGGAGACAGCGGAACTCGAAGCGAGGGTTGCGGCCCTGGAGACGAACCTGAAAGACGGAGGATCACGATGA